In one window of Heterodontus francisci isolate sHetFra1 chromosome 24, sHetFra1.hap1, whole genome shotgun sequence DNA:
- the LOC137383293 gene encoding ADP-ribose pyrophosphatase, mitochondrial-like isoform X2 has protein sequence MIHVKARTSPYPGSQVKRFPVPDNYVCWSVTWPDYEPVDYTAETVRTGPEWADPDFRKDGQSEHGPRFNALNGKIDRRSFLGWYELDEDKLPRNPMGRTGIISRGLLGKWGPNHAADPIVTRWKREAGEKVIHEISGKPILQFVAIKRKDCGEWAIPGGMVDAGEHMSTTLKREFGEEALDSLTASKIEKNHLRKLFQSIFSDEKATEVFAGYVDDPRNTDNAWMETVAVNFHDDAGDSVGQLNLHSGDDAGQVQWSDIDKNLQLYATHSNFLKSVTELWDAHW, from the exons ATGATTCATGTCAAGGCACGAACTTCGCCCTACCCAGGGTCACAGGTCAAGCGCTTCCCTGTCCCTGACAACTATGTCTGTTGGAGCGTCACATGGCCAGACTATGAGCCAGTGGACTACACAGCAGAAACCGTCAGGACTGGGCCCGAATGGGCAGACCCCGACTTCAG GAAGGACGGACAATCAGAACATGGTCCACGATTCAATGCACTGAATGGCAAAATAGATCGGAGAAGCTTCCTGGGTTGGTATGAGCTGGATGAGGACAAGCTGCCTCG GAATCCAATGGGAAGAACAGGAATCATTTCTCGTGGCCTGCTGGGAAAGTGGGGACCGAACCATGCTGCTGATCCCATTGTCACACG GTGGAAGAGAGAGGCGGGTGAGAAGGTGATTCACGAGATATCTGGCAAACCCATCCTGCAGTTTGTGGCGATAAAGCGAAAGGATTGTGGGGAATGGGCGATTCCCGGG GGAATGGTGGATGCAGGTGAGCACATGTCAACGACCCTGAAACGCGAGTTCGGGGAAGAAGCGCTCGATTCACTGACTGCCTCCAAAATCGAGAAGAATCACTTGAGGAAACTGTTCCAAAGCATTTTCAGTGATGAGAAGGCTACGGAG GTGTTCGCAGGATACGTGGACGACCCTCGGAACACTGACAACGCCTGGATGGAGACCGTGGCAGTCAACTTCCATGATGACGCAG GGGACAGTGTGGGACAGCTGAATCTACATTCGGGAGATGATGCTGGGCAAGTCCAGTGGTCTGACATTGACAAAAACCTGCAGCTCTACGCCACCCACTCCAATTTCCTGAAGAGCGTTACTGAGCTGTGGGATGCCCACTGGTAG
- the LOC137383293 gene encoding ADP-ribose pyrophosphatase, mitochondrial-like isoform X1 — protein sequence MSLCVFCTAILCCIWIRHSACCIQSSWYPPVPYPVCLATHRNTGTAPMIHVKARTSPYPGSQVKRFPVPDNYVCWSVTWPDYEPVDYTAETVRTGPEWADPDFRKDGQSEHGPRFNALNGKIDRRSFLGWYELDEDKLPRNPMGRTGIISRGLLGKWGPNHAADPIVTRWKREAGEKVIHEISGKPILQFVAIKRKDCGEWAIPGGMVDAGEHMSTTLKREFGEEALDSLTASKIEKNHLRKLFQSIFSDEKATEVFAGYVDDPRNTDNAWMETVAVNFHDDAGDSVGQLNLHSGDDAGQVQWSDIDKNLQLYATHSNFLKSVTELWDAHW from the exons TGCCTGCTGCATCCAGTCCAGTTGGTACCCACCTGTACCTTACCCAGTGTGCCTTGCCACACATCGCAATACGGGAACCGCACCGATGATTCATGTCAAGGCACGAACTTCGCCCTACCCAGGGTCACAGGTCAAGCGCTTCCCTGTCCCTGACAACTATGTCTGTTGGAGCGTCACATGGCCAGACTATGAGCCAGTGGACTACACAGCAGAAACCGTCAGGACTGGGCCCGAATGGGCAGACCCCGACTTCAG GAAGGACGGACAATCAGAACATGGTCCACGATTCAATGCACTGAATGGCAAAATAGATCGGAGAAGCTTCCTGGGTTGGTATGAGCTGGATGAGGACAAGCTGCCTCG GAATCCAATGGGAAGAACAGGAATCATTTCTCGTGGCCTGCTGGGAAAGTGGGGACCGAACCATGCTGCTGATCCCATTGTCACACG GTGGAAGAGAGAGGCGGGTGAGAAGGTGATTCACGAGATATCTGGCAAACCCATCCTGCAGTTTGTGGCGATAAAGCGAAAGGATTGTGGGGAATGGGCGATTCCCGGG GGAATGGTGGATGCAGGTGAGCACATGTCAACGACCCTGAAACGCGAGTTCGGGGAAGAAGCGCTCGATTCACTGACTGCCTCCAAAATCGAGAAGAATCACTTGAGGAAACTGTTCCAAAGCATTTTCAGTGATGAGAAGGCTACGGAG GTGTTCGCAGGATACGTGGACGACCCTCGGAACACTGACAACGCCTGGATGGAGACCGTGGCAGTCAACTTCCATGATGACGCAG GGGACAGTGTGGGACAGCTGAATCTACATTCGGGAGATGATGCTGGGCAAGTCCAGTGGTCTGACATTGACAAAAACCTGCAGCTCTACGCCACCCACTCCAATTTCCTGAAGAGCGTTACTGAGCTGTGGGATGCCCACTGGTAG